A window of the Gossypium hirsutum isolate 1008001.06 chromosome A03, Gossypium_hirsutum_v2.1, whole genome shotgun sequence genome harbors these coding sequences:
- the LOC107887312 gene encoding uncharacterized protein, producing the protein MHAKTDSEVTSLAPSSPTRSPRRPVYYVQSPSRDSHDGEKTTTSFHSTPVISPMGSPPHSHSSMGRHSRESSSSRFSGSLKPGSRKISPNDAPLRGAHRKGHKQWKECDVIEEEGLLEDEEREQGLPRRCYVLAFFVGFFLLFSLFSLILWGASRSQKPKITMKSIRFEQFKIQAGSDFTGVATDMITMNSTVKMIYRNTGTFFGVHVTSTPLDLSFAQITIASGTMKKFHQSRKSQRSLTVIVMGNKVPLYGSGASLSSSTGTTSLPVSLKLGFVVRSRAYVLGKLVKPKFYKKIECDVTFDPKKLNVPISLKKACTYD; encoded by the exons ATGCACGCCAAGACAGATTCAGAGGTGACAAGCCTCGCCCCATCATCCCCAACCAGGTCTCCGCGGCGTCCAGTTTACTATGTGCAGAGCCCTTCACGTGATTCTCACGATGGAGAAAAGACAACAACCTCCTTCCATTCCACGCCGGTTATCAGCCCTATGGGGTCACCTCCCCATTCCCATTCCTCCATGGGCCGCCACTCTCGTGAGTCTTCATCCAGTCGGTTTTCAGGGTCGCTTAAACCTGGATCCCGCAAGATCTCGCCTAACGACGCTCCGTTAAGGGGAGCTCATCGGAAGGGGCATAAGCAGTGGAAAGAATGTGATGTGATCGAAGAAGAAGGCCTCCTTGAAGATGAAGAACGTGAGCAAGGACTCCCTCGAAGATGCTATGTTCTAGCTTTCTTTGTTggcttctttcttctcttctctttattttctttgattctgTGGGGAGCTAGCAGGTCTCAAAAACCCAAGATCACAATGAAG AGTATAAGATTTGAGCAATTCAAGATTCAAGCAGGTTCAGATTTCACAGGTGTGGCAACTGATATGATCACCATGAATTCCACAGTGAAGATGATTTATCGTAACACTGGAACATTTTTCGGTGTCCATGTCACATCAACACCTCTGGATCTATCATTTGCTCAAATCACCATTGCTTCAGGAACC ATGAAGAAATTTCATCAGTCAAGAAAGAGCCAAAGGTCTTTGACTGTAATAGTGATGGGAAACAAGGTTCCTTTGTACGGGAGTGGAGCAAGTTTGAGCAGTTCAACAGGGACAACATCACTGCCAGTTTCACTTAAACTGGGCTTCGTTGTCCGATCCAGAGCTTATGTGTTGGGAAAACTGGTGAAGCCGAAGTTTTACAAGAAAATCGAATGTGACGTAACTTTCGATCCTAAGAAACTCAATGTTCCCATTTCGCTGAAGAAAGCTTGCACATATGATTGA